In the genome of Rhinolophus ferrumequinum isolate MPI-CBG mRhiFer1 chromosome 24, mRhiFer1_v1.p, whole genome shotgun sequence, one region contains:
- the LOC117016866 gene encoding LOW QUALITY PROTEIN: neuropeptide Y receptor type 6-like (The sequence of the model RefSeq protein was modified relative to this genomic sequence to represent the inferred CDS: inserted 3 bases in 2 codons): MELSLHHAASNKTNANSNNSAFFYFESCHPPSLALLLLLIAYIVVLIVGLVGNLSLIIIIFKKQREAQNVTNILIANLSFSDILVCVMCIPFTVIYTLMDHWIFGDIMCKLTSYVQSVSISVSIFSLVLIAVERYQLIVHPRGWKPNASHAYWGITLIWXFSLVLSLPFFLSYRLTDEPFHNLSXSTDLYTHRVACVENWPFKMNQLLFTTSLFMLQYCVPLSFILICYLKIVICLRRRNGRVDRKRESESRLNENKRINTVLISIVVTFGVCWLPLNIFNVIFDWYHEVLMSCHHDLVFVVCHLVAMVSTCINPLFYGFLNKNFQKDLVVLIHHCQCFTSRERYDNIAVSTIHTDESKGSLRLAPISTGI, translated from the exons ATGGAACTTTCCCTACACCATGCAGCATCTAACAAAACCAATGCAAACAGCAACAACTCTGCATTTTTCTACTTTGAGTCCTGTCACCCCCCTTCTCTGGCCTTGCTCCTACTGCTCATAGCCTACATTGTGGTCCTGATCGTGGGCCTCGTCGGAAACCTCTCTCTGATCATTATCATCttcaagaagcagagagaagctCAGAATGTCACCAACATACTGATTgccaatctctctttctctgacatCTTGGTATGTGTCATGTGCATCCCTTTTACTGTCATCTACACTCTGATGGACCACTGGATCTTTGGGGATATCATGTGCAAACTCACCTCCTACGTGCAGAGTGTCTCCATTTCTGTGTCCATATTCTCACTTGTGTTAATTGCTGTTGAAAGGTATCAGCTGATTGTACACCCTCGCGGCTGGAAGCCCAATGCGTCTCATGCCTACTGGGGCATCACACTGATTTG CTTTTCCCTTGTGttgtctcttcccttcttcctgtccTACCGCCTCACCGATGAGCCCTTCCACAACCTCT CTTCCACTGACCTCTACACCCACCGGGTAGCCTGTGTGGAGAACTGGCCCTTCAAGATGAACCAGCTCCTCTTTACCACATCCCTGTTTATGCTCCAATATTGTGTCCCTCTGAGCTTCATCCTCATCTGCTACCTGAAGATCGTCATCTGCCTCCGTAGGAGAAACGGGAGAGTGGACAGGAAGAGGGAAAGTGAAAGCCGGCTCAATGAGAACAAGAGGATCAACACGGTGTTGATCTCCATTGTGGTAACCTTTGGGGTCTGCTGGTTGCCCTTGAACATCTTCAATGTCATCTTTGACTGGTATCATGAGGTGCTGATGAGCTGCCACCATGACCTGGTATTTGTAGTCTGCCACTTGGTTGCTATGGTTTCCACATGTATAAACCCTCTCTTTTATGGCTTTCTAAACAAAAATTTCCAGAAGGACTTAGTGGTGCTTATTCACCACTGCCAGTGCTTTACATCTCGGGAAAGATATGACAATATTGCCGTCTCCACTATACACACAGATGAATCCAAGGGATCATTAAGATTGGCTCCTATATCAACAGGTATCTAA